One Oncorhynchus clarkii lewisi isolate Uvic-CL-2024 chromosome 32, UVic_Ocla_1.0, whole genome shotgun sequence DNA window includes the following coding sequences:
- the LOC139391583 gene encoding protein argonaute-4-like isoform X1 — protein sequence MCVFLCLDPPIGPSAPTSLFQPPRRPGMGTVGKPIRLLANHFQVQIPKIDVYHYDIDIKPEKRPRRVNREVVDTMVRHFKMQIFGDRQPGYDGKRNMYTAHPLPIGRDRVDLEVTLPGEGKDQTFKVSLQWVSVVSLQMLLEALSGHNEVPEDSVQALDVITRHLPSMRYTPVGRSFFSPPEGYYHPLGGGREVWFGFHQSVRPAMWNMMLNIDVSATAFYRAQPVIEFMCEVLDIQNINEQTKPLTDSQRVKFTKEIRGGWGPAGLKVEVTHCGQMKRKYRVCNVTRRPASHQTFPLQLENGQAMECTVAQYFKQKYSLQLKYPHLPCLQVGQEQKHTYLPLEVCNIVAGQRCIKKLTDNQTSTMIKATARSAPDRQEEISRLVKSNSMVGGPDPYLKEFGIVVHNDMTEVTGRVLPAPMLQYGGRVSTDTGRDCGRGLSPQNKTVATPNQGVWDMRGKQFYAGIEIKVWAVACFAPQKQCREDLLKSFTDQLRKISKDAGMPIQGQPCFCKYAQGADSVEPMFKHLKMSYVGLQLIVVILPGKTPVYAEVKRVGDTLLGMATQCVQVKNVVKTSPQTLSNLCLKINAKLGGINNVLVPHQRPSVFQQPVIFLGADVTHPPAGDGKKPSIAAVVGSMDGHPSRYCATVRVQTSRQDLSQEQLYSQEVIQDLTNMVRELLIQFYKSTRFKPTRIIYYRGGVSEGQMKQVAWPELIAIRKACISLEEDYRPGITYIVVQKRHHTRLFCSDKAERVGKSGNVPAGTTVDSTITHPSEFDFYLCSHAGIQGTSRPSHYHVLWDDNCFTADELQLLTYQLCHTYVRCTRSVSIPAPAYYARLVAFRARYHLVDKDHDSAEGSHVSGQSNGRDPLALAKAVQIHYDTQHTMYFA from the exons atgtgtgtgtttctgtgtttggacCCCCCTATAGGCCCGTCGGCCCCCACCTCCCTCTTCCAGCCCCCGCGGAGGCCTGGCATGGGCACCGTGGGGAAGCCCATCCGCCTGCTGGCAAACCACTTCCAGGTGCAGATTCCCAAGATTGATGTCTATCATTACGATATCGACATCAAGCCTGAGAAACGGCCTCGGAGGGTCAACCG GGAGGTGGTGGACACCATGGTTCGCCACTTCAAGATGCAGATCTTTGGTGATCGACAACCGGGCTACGACGGGAAGAGGAACATGTACACGGCCCATCCACTACCCATCGGGAGAGACAGG gTGGATCTGGAGGTGACTCTACCGGGGGAGGGGAAGGACCAGACCTTCAAGGTGTCGCTGCAGTGGGTGTCGGTGGTGAGCCTGCAGATGCTCCTGGAGGCCCTTTCAGGCCACAACGAGGTCCCCGAGGACTCTGTTCAGGCCTTGGACGTCATCACCCGCCACCTGCCTTCCATGAG GTACACTCCAGTGGGGCGCTCCTTCTTCTCCCCTCCGGAGGGCTACTACCACCCActgggcggagggagggaggtatggttcGGCTTCCATCAGTCGGTCCGTCCTGCCATGTGGAACATGATGCTCAACATCGATG TCTCTGCCACCGCTTTCTACCGTGCCCAGCCTGTGATCGAGTTCATGTGCGAGGTGCTGGACATCCAGAACATCAACGAGCAGACCAAGCCACTCACCGACTCCCAACGCGTCAAGTTCACCAAGGAGATCCGAGGTGGGTGGGGACCTGCAG GTCTGAAAGTCGAGGTCACCCACTGTGGTCAGATGAAGAGGAAATATCGCGTGTGCAATGTCACACGCCGTCCTGCCAGCCACCAAAC GTTCCCCTTACAGCTGGAGAATGGCCAGGCCATGGAGTGTACAGTGGCTCAGTACTTCAAGCAGAAGTACAGCCTACAGCTAAAATACCCCCACCTGCCCTGTCTACAAGTGGGGCAGGAACAGAAGCACACCTACCTACCCCTGGAG GTTTGCAACATTGTGGCCGGGCAGCGCTGCATCAAGAAGCTGACAGATAACCAGACCTCCACCATGATCAAAGCTACAGCACGTTCTGCACCCGACAGGCAGGAGGAGATCAGCCGACTG gTCAAAAGCAACAGCATGGTCGGCGGTCCCGACCCCTACCTGAAGGAGTTTGGCATTGTGGTGCACAACGACATGACCGAGGTGACAGGCCGAGTCCTCCCAGCGCCCATGCTGCAGTATGGGGGCCGGGTGAGTACCGACACTGGGCGGGACTGTGGCAGG GGACTCTCTCCGCAGAATAAGACCGTGGCCACGCCCAACCAGGGCGTGTGGGACATGCGGGGGAAGCAGTTCTACGCCGGGATCGAGATCAAGGTGTGGGCCGTGGCCTGCTTCGCCCCACAGAAACAGTGCAGAGAGGACCTCCTCAA GAGCTTCACAGACCAGCTGAGGAAGATCTCGAAGGACGCGGGGATGCCCATCCAGGGACAGCCGTGTTTCTGTAAATACGCCCAGGGAGCGGACAGCGTGGAACCCATGTTCAAACACCTGAAGATGTCCTATGTGGGACTGCAGCTCATCGTGGTCATCCTGCCTGGCAAAACCCCTGTCTACG CGGAGGTGAAGCGGGTAGGAGACACTCTCCTGGGCATGGCCACTCAGTGTGTCCAGGTGAAGAACGTGGTGAAGACGTCCCCCCAAACCCTCTCCAACCTCTGCCTCAAGATCAACGCCAAACTGGGTGGCATCAACAACGTCCTTGTGCCCCATCAGAG ACCCTCTGTGTTCCAGCAACCTGTCATCTTCCTGGGGGCGGACGTTACTCACCCTCCAGCCGGCGACGGCAAGAAGCCCTCCATCGCGGCGGTGGTGGGCAGCATGGACGGCCACCCCAGCCGCTACTGTGCCACGGTGCGCGTGCAGACGTCGCGCCAGGACCTGTCCCAGGAGCAGCTGTACAGCCAGGAGGTCATCCAGGACCTGACCAACATGGTGCGCGAGCTGCTGATCCAGTTCTACAAGTCCACGCGCTTCAAGCCCACCCGCATCATCTACTACCGCGGCGGCGTGTCCGAGGGCCAAATGAAACAG GTGGCGTGGCCAGAGCTGATAGCAATCAGGAAGGCCTGTATCAGCTTGGAGGAGGACTACCGACCGGGCATCACCTACATCGTGGTTCAGAAACGCCACCACACTCGCCTCTTCTGCTCAGACAAGGCCGAGAGG GTTGGAAAGAGTGGCAACGTCCCAGCCGGAACCACGGTGGACAGCACAATCACCCACCCCTCCGAGTTTGACTTCTACCTGTGCAGCCATGCTGGGATCCAGGGCACCAGCCGGCCCTCCCACTACCACGTCCTGTGGGACGACAACTGCTTCACGGCCGACGAGCTCCAGCTGCTCACCTACCAGCTGTGCCACACCTACGTCCGCTGCACCCGCTCAGTCTCCATCCCCGCGCCAGCTTACTACGCCCGGCTGGTGGCTTTCCGCGCCCGCTACCACCTGGTGGACAAAGATCACGACAG
- the LOC139391583 gene encoding protein argonaute-4-like isoform X4 produces the protein MEALGPDPPIGPSAPTSLFQPPRRPGMGTVGKPIRLLANHFQVQIPKIDVYHYDIDIKPEKRPRRVNREVVDTMVRHFKMQIFGDRQPGYDGKRNMYTAHPLPIGRDRVDLEVTLPGEGKDQTFKVSLQWVSVVSLQMLLEALSGHNEVPEDSVQALDVITRHLPSMRYTPVGRSFFSPPEGYYHPLGGGREVWFGFHQSVRPAMWNMMLNIDVSATAFYRAQPVIEFMCEVLDIQNINEQTKPLTDSQRVKFTKEIRGGWGPAGLKVEVTHCGQMKRKYRVCNVTRRPASHQTFPLQLENGQAMECTVAQYFKQKYSLQLKYPHLPCLQVGQEQKHTYLPLEVCNIVAGQRCIKKLTDNQTSTMIKATARSAPDRQEEISRLVKSNSMVGGPDPYLKEFGIVVHNDMTEVTGRVLPAPMLQYGGRVSTDTGRDCGRNKTVATPNQGVWDMRGKQFYAGIEIKVWAVACFAPQKQCREDLLKSFTDQLRKISKDAGMPIQGQPCFCKYAQGADSVEPMFKHLKMSYVGLQLIVVILPGKTPVYAEVKRVGDTLLGMATQCVQVKNVVKTSPQTLSNLCLKINAKLGGINNVLVPHQRPSVFQQPVIFLGADVTHPPAGDGKKPSIAAVVGSMDGHPSRYCATVRVQTSRQDLSQEQLYSQEVIQDLTNMVRELLIQFYKSTRFKPTRIIYYRGGVSEGQMKQVAWPELIAIRKACISLEEDYRPGITYIVVQKRHHTRLFCSDKAERVGKSGNVPAGTTVDSTITHPSEFDFYLCSHAGIQGTSRPSHYHVLWDDNCFTADELQLLTYQLCHTYVRCTRSVSIPAPAYYARLVAFRARYHLVDKDHDSAEGSHVSGQSNGRDPLALAKAVQIHYDTQHTMYFA, from the exons gacCCCCCTATAGGCCCGTCGGCCCCCACCTCCCTCTTCCAGCCCCCGCGGAGGCCTGGCATGGGCACCGTGGGGAAGCCCATCCGCCTGCTGGCAAACCACTTCCAGGTGCAGATTCCCAAGATTGATGTCTATCATTACGATATCGACATCAAGCCTGAGAAACGGCCTCGGAGGGTCAACCG GGAGGTGGTGGACACCATGGTTCGCCACTTCAAGATGCAGATCTTTGGTGATCGACAACCGGGCTACGACGGGAAGAGGAACATGTACACGGCCCATCCACTACCCATCGGGAGAGACAGG gTGGATCTGGAGGTGACTCTACCGGGGGAGGGGAAGGACCAGACCTTCAAGGTGTCGCTGCAGTGGGTGTCGGTGGTGAGCCTGCAGATGCTCCTGGAGGCCCTTTCAGGCCACAACGAGGTCCCCGAGGACTCTGTTCAGGCCTTGGACGTCATCACCCGCCACCTGCCTTCCATGAG GTACACTCCAGTGGGGCGCTCCTTCTTCTCCCCTCCGGAGGGCTACTACCACCCActgggcggagggagggaggtatggttcGGCTTCCATCAGTCGGTCCGTCCTGCCATGTGGAACATGATGCTCAACATCGATG TCTCTGCCACCGCTTTCTACCGTGCCCAGCCTGTGATCGAGTTCATGTGCGAGGTGCTGGACATCCAGAACATCAACGAGCAGACCAAGCCACTCACCGACTCCCAACGCGTCAAGTTCACCAAGGAGATCCGAGGTGGGTGGGGACCTGCAG GTCTGAAAGTCGAGGTCACCCACTGTGGTCAGATGAAGAGGAAATATCGCGTGTGCAATGTCACACGCCGTCCTGCCAGCCACCAAAC GTTCCCCTTACAGCTGGAGAATGGCCAGGCCATGGAGTGTACAGTGGCTCAGTACTTCAAGCAGAAGTACAGCCTACAGCTAAAATACCCCCACCTGCCCTGTCTACAAGTGGGGCAGGAACAGAAGCACACCTACCTACCCCTGGAG GTTTGCAACATTGTGGCCGGGCAGCGCTGCATCAAGAAGCTGACAGATAACCAGACCTCCACCATGATCAAAGCTACAGCACGTTCTGCACCCGACAGGCAGGAGGAGATCAGCCGACTG gTCAAAAGCAACAGCATGGTCGGCGGTCCCGACCCCTACCTGAAGGAGTTTGGCATTGTGGTGCACAACGACATGACCGAGGTGACAGGCCGAGTCCTCCCAGCGCCCATGCTGCAGTATGGGGGCCGGGTGAGTACCGACACTGGGCGGGACTGTGGCAGG AATAAGACCGTGGCCACGCCCAACCAGGGCGTGTGGGACATGCGGGGGAAGCAGTTCTACGCCGGGATCGAGATCAAGGTGTGGGCCGTGGCCTGCTTCGCCCCACAGAAACAGTGCAGAGAGGACCTCCTCAA GAGCTTCACAGACCAGCTGAGGAAGATCTCGAAGGACGCGGGGATGCCCATCCAGGGACAGCCGTGTTTCTGTAAATACGCCCAGGGAGCGGACAGCGTGGAACCCATGTTCAAACACCTGAAGATGTCCTATGTGGGACTGCAGCTCATCGTGGTCATCCTGCCTGGCAAAACCCCTGTCTACG CGGAGGTGAAGCGGGTAGGAGACACTCTCCTGGGCATGGCCACTCAGTGTGTCCAGGTGAAGAACGTGGTGAAGACGTCCCCCCAAACCCTCTCCAACCTCTGCCTCAAGATCAACGCCAAACTGGGTGGCATCAACAACGTCCTTGTGCCCCATCAGAG ACCCTCTGTGTTCCAGCAACCTGTCATCTTCCTGGGGGCGGACGTTACTCACCCTCCAGCCGGCGACGGCAAGAAGCCCTCCATCGCGGCGGTGGTGGGCAGCATGGACGGCCACCCCAGCCGCTACTGTGCCACGGTGCGCGTGCAGACGTCGCGCCAGGACCTGTCCCAGGAGCAGCTGTACAGCCAGGAGGTCATCCAGGACCTGACCAACATGGTGCGCGAGCTGCTGATCCAGTTCTACAAGTCCACGCGCTTCAAGCCCACCCGCATCATCTACTACCGCGGCGGCGTGTCCGAGGGCCAAATGAAACAG GTGGCGTGGCCAGAGCTGATAGCAATCAGGAAGGCCTGTATCAGCTTGGAGGAGGACTACCGACCGGGCATCACCTACATCGTGGTTCAGAAACGCCACCACACTCGCCTCTTCTGCTCAGACAAGGCCGAGAGG GTTGGAAAGAGTGGCAACGTCCCAGCCGGAACCACGGTGGACAGCACAATCACCCACCCCTCCGAGTTTGACTTCTACCTGTGCAGCCATGCTGGGATCCAGGGCACCAGCCGGCCCTCCCACTACCACGTCCTGTGGGACGACAACTGCTTCACGGCCGACGAGCTCCAGCTGCTCACCTACCAGCTGTGCCACACCTACGTCCGCTGCACCCGCTCAGTCTCCATCCCCGCGCCAGCTTACTACGCCCGGCTGGTGGCTTTCCGCGCCCGCTACCACCTGGTGGACAAAGATCACGACAG
- the LOC139391583 gene encoding protein argonaute-4-like isoform X2: MEALGPDPPIGPSAPTSLFQPPRRPGMGTVGKPIRLLANHFQVQIPKIDVYHYDIDIKPEKRPRRVNREVVDTMVRHFKMQIFGDRQPGYDGKRNMYTAHPLPIGRDRVDLEVTLPGEGKDQTFKVSLQWVSVVSLQMLLEALSGHNEVPEDSVQALDVITRHLPSMRYTPVGRSFFSPPEGYYHPLGGGREVWFGFHQSVRPAMWNMMLNIDVSATAFYRAQPVIEFMCEVLDIQNINEQTKPLTDSQRVKFTKEIRGGWGPAGLKVEVTHCGQMKRKYRVCNVTRRPASHQTFPLQLENGQAMECTVAQYFKQKYSLQLKYPHLPCLQVGQEQKHTYLPLEVCNIVAGQRCIKKLTDNQTSTMIKATARSAPDRQEEISRLVKSNSMVGGPDPYLKEFGIVVHNDMTEVTGRVLPAPMLQYGGRVSTDTGRDCGRGLSPQNKTVATPNQGVWDMRGKQFYAGIEIKVWAVACFAPQKQCREDLLKSFTDQLRKISKDAGMPIQGQPCFCKYAQGADSVEPMFKHLKMSYVGLQLIVVILPGKTPVYAEVKRVGDTLLGMATQCVQVKNVVKTSPQTLSNLCLKINAKLGGINNVLVPHQRPSVFQQPVIFLGADVTHPPAGDGKKPSIAAVVGSMDGHPSRYCATVRVQTSRQDLSQEQLYSQEVIQDLTNMVRELLIQFYKSTRFKPTRIIYYRGGVSEGQMKQVAWPELIAIRKACISLEEDYRPGITYIVVQKRHHTRLFCSDKAERVGKSGNVPAGTTVDSTITHPSEFDFYLCSHAGIQGTSRPSHYHVLWDDNCFTADELQLLTYQLCHTYVRCTRSVSIPAPAYYARLVAFRARYHLVDKDHDSAEGSHVSGQSNGRDPLALAKAVQIHYDTQHTMYFA; encoded by the exons gacCCCCCTATAGGCCCGTCGGCCCCCACCTCCCTCTTCCAGCCCCCGCGGAGGCCTGGCATGGGCACCGTGGGGAAGCCCATCCGCCTGCTGGCAAACCACTTCCAGGTGCAGATTCCCAAGATTGATGTCTATCATTACGATATCGACATCAAGCCTGAGAAACGGCCTCGGAGGGTCAACCG GGAGGTGGTGGACACCATGGTTCGCCACTTCAAGATGCAGATCTTTGGTGATCGACAACCGGGCTACGACGGGAAGAGGAACATGTACACGGCCCATCCACTACCCATCGGGAGAGACAGG gTGGATCTGGAGGTGACTCTACCGGGGGAGGGGAAGGACCAGACCTTCAAGGTGTCGCTGCAGTGGGTGTCGGTGGTGAGCCTGCAGATGCTCCTGGAGGCCCTTTCAGGCCACAACGAGGTCCCCGAGGACTCTGTTCAGGCCTTGGACGTCATCACCCGCCACCTGCCTTCCATGAG GTACACTCCAGTGGGGCGCTCCTTCTTCTCCCCTCCGGAGGGCTACTACCACCCActgggcggagggagggaggtatggttcGGCTTCCATCAGTCGGTCCGTCCTGCCATGTGGAACATGATGCTCAACATCGATG TCTCTGCCACCGCTTTCTACCGTGCCCAGCCTGTGATCGAGTTCATGTGCGAGGTGCTGGACATCCAGAACATCAACGAGCAGACCAAGCCACTCACCGACTCCCAACGCGTCAAGTTCACCAAGGAGATCCGAGGTGGGTGGGGACCTGCAG GTCTGAAAGTCGAGGTCACCCACTGTGGTCAGATGAAGAGGAAATATCGCGTGTGCAATGTCACACGCCGTCCTGCCAGCCACCAAAC GTTCCCCTTACAGCTGGAGAATGGCCAGGCCATGGAGTGTACAGTGGCTCAGTACTTCAAGCAGAAGTACAGCCTACAGCTAAAATACCCCCACCTGCCCTGTCTACAAGTGGGGCAGGAACAGAAGCACACCTACCTACCCCTGGAG GTTTGCAACATTGTGGCCGGGCAGCGCTGCATCAAGAAGCTGACAGATAACCAGACCTCCACCATGATCAAAGCTACAGCACGTTCTGCACCCGACAGGCAGGAGGAGATCAGCCGACTG gTCAAAAGCAACAGCATGGTCGGCGGTCCCGACCCCTACCTGAAGGAGTTTGGCATTGTGGTGCACAACGACATGACCGAGGTGACAGGCCGAGTCCTCCCAGCGCCCATGCTGCAGTATGGGGGCCGGGTGAGTACCGACACTGGGCGGGACTGTGGCAGG GGACTCTCTCCGCAGAATAAGACCGTGGCCACGCCCAACCAGGGCGTGTGGGACATGCGGGGGAAGCAGTTCTACGCCGGGATCGAGATCAAGGTGTGGGCCGTGGCCTGCTTCGCCCCACAGAAACAGTGCAGAGAGGACCTCCTCAA GAGCTTCACAGACCAGCTGAGGAAGATCTCGAAGGACGCGGGGATGCCCATCCAGGGACAGCCGTGTTTCTGTAAATACGCCCAGGGAGCGGACAGCGTGGAACCCATGTTCAAACACCTGAAGATGTCCTATGTGGGACTGCAGCTCATCGTGGTCATCCTGCCTGGCAAAACCCCTGTCTACG CGGAGGTGAAGCGGGTAGGAGACACTCTCCTGGGCATGGCCACTCAGTGTGTCCAGGTGAAGAACGTGGTGAAGACGTCCCCCCAAACCCTCTCCAACCTCTGCCTCAAGATCAACGCCAAACTGGGTGGCATCAACAACGTCCTTGTGCCCCATCAGAG ACCCTCTGTGTTCCAGCAACCTGTCATCTTCCTGGGGGCGGACGTTACTCACCCTCCAGCCGGCGACGGCAAGAAGCCCTCCATCGCGGCGGTGGTGGGCAGCATGGACGGCCACCCCAGCCGCTACTGTGCCACGGTGCGCGTGCAGACGTCGCGCCAGGACCTGTCCCAGGAGCAGCTGTACAGCCAGGAGGTCATCCAGGACCTGACCAACATGGTGCGCGAGCTGCTGATCCAGTTCTACAAGTCCACGCGCTTCAAGCCCACCCGCATCATCTACTACCGCGGCGGCGTGTCCGAGGGCCAAATGAAACAG GTGGCGTGGCCAGAGCTGATAGCAATCAGGAAGGCCTGTATCAGCTTGGAGGAGGACTACCGACCGGGCATCACCTACATCGTGGTTCAGAAACGCCACCACACTCGCCTCTTCTGCTCAGACAAGGCCGAGAGG GTTGGAAAGAGTGGCAACGTCCCAGCCGGAACCACGGTGGACAGCACAATCACCCACCCCTCCGAGTTTGACTTCTACCTGTGCAGCCATGCTGGGATCCAGGGCACCAGCCGGCCCTCCCACTACCACGTCCTGTGGGACGACAACTGCTTCACGGCCGACGAGCTCCAGCTGCTCACCTACCAGCTGTGCCACACCTACGTCCGCTGCACCCGCTCAGTCTCCATCCCCGCGCCAGCTTACTACGCCCGGCTGGTGGCTTTCCGCGCCCGCTACCACCTGGTGGACAAAGATCACGACAG
- the LOC139391583 gene encoding protein argonaute-4-like isoform X5, protein MEALGPDPPIGPSAPTSLFQPPRRPGMGTVGKPIRLLANHFQVQIPKIDVYHYDIDIKPEKRPRRVNREVVDTMVRHFKMQIFGDRQPGYDGKRNMYTAHPLPIGRDRVDLEVTLPGEGKDQTFKVSLQWVSVVSLQMLLEALSGHNEVPEDSVQALDVITRHLPSMRYTPVGRSFFSPPEGYYHPLGGGREVWFGFHQSVRPAMWNMMLNIDVSATAFYRAQPVIEFMCEVLDIQNINEQTKPLTDSQRVKFTKEIRGLKVEVTHCGQMKRKYRVCNVTRRPASHQTFPLQLENGQAMECTVAQYFKQKYSLQLKYPHLPCLQVGQEQKHTYLPLEVCNIVAGQRCIKKLTDNQTSTMIKATARSAPDRQEEISRLVKSNSMVGGPDPYLKEFGIVVHNDMTEVTGRVLPAPMLQYGGRVSTDTGRDCGRGLSPQNKTVATPNQGVWDMRGKQFYAGIEIKVWAVACFAPQKQCREDLLKSFTDQLRKISKDAGMPIQGQPCFCKYAQGADSVEPMFKHLKMSYVGLQLIVVILPGKTPVYAEVKRVGDTLLGMATQCVQVKNVVKTSPQTLSNLCLKINAKLGGINNVLVPHQRPSVFQQPVIFLGADVTHPPAGDGKKPSIAAVVGSMDGHPSRYCATVRVQTSRQDLSQEQLYSQEVIQDLTNMVRELLIQFYKSTRFKPTRIIYYRGGVSEGQMKQVAWPELIAIRKACISLEEDYRPGITYIVVQKRHHTRLFCSDKAERVGKSGNVPAGTTVDSTITHPSEFDFYLCSHAGIQGTSRPSHYHVLWDDNCFTADELQLLTYQLCHTYVRCTRSVSIPAPAYYARLVAFRARYHLVDKDHDSAEGSHVSGQSNGRDPLALAKAVQIHYDTQHTMYFA, encoded by the exons gacCCCCCTATAGGCCCGTCGGCCCCCACCTCCCTCTTCCAGCCCCCGCGGAGGCCTGGCATGGGCACCGTGGGGAAGCCCATCCGCCTGCTGGCAAACCACTTCCAGGTGCAGATTCCCAAGATTGATGTCTATCATTACGATATCGACATCAAGCCTGAGAAACGGCCTCGGAGGGTCAACCG GGAGGTGGTGGACACCATGGTTCGCCACTTCAAGATGCAGATCTTTGGTGATCGACAACCGGGCTACGACGGGAAGAGGAACATGTACACGGCCCATCCACTACCCATCGGGAGAGACAGG gTGGATCTGGAGGTGACTCTACCGGGGGAGGGGAAGGACCAGACCTTCAAGGTGTCGCTGCAGTGGGTGTCGGTGGTGAGCCTGCAGATGCTCCTGGAGGCCCTTTCAGGCCACAACGAGGTCCCCGAGGACTCTGTTCAGGCCTTGGACGTCATCACCCGCCACCTGCCTTCCATGAG GTACACTCCAGTGGGGCGCTCCTTCTTCTCCCCTCCGGAGGGCTACTACCACCCActgggcggagggagggaggtatggttcGGCTTCCATCAGTCGGTCCGTCCTGCCATGTGGAACATGATGCTCAACATCGATG TCTCTGCCACCGCTTTCTACCGTGCCCAGCCTGTGATCGAGTTCATGTGCGAGGTGCTGGACATCCAGAACATCAACGAGCAGACCAAGCCACTCACCGACTCCCAACGCGTCAAGTTCACCAAGGAGATCCGAG GTCTGAAAGTCGAGGTCACCCACTGTGGTCAGATGAAGAGGAAATATCGCGTGTGCAATGTCACACGCCGTCCTGCCAGCCACCAAAC GTTCCCCTTACAGCTGGAGAATGGCCAGGCCATGGAGTGTACAGTGGCTCAGTACTTCAAGCAGAAGTACAGCCTACAGCTAAAATACCCCCACCTGCCCTGTCTACAAGTGGGGCAGGAACAGAAGCACACCTACCTACCCCTGGAG GTTTGCAACATTGTGGCCGGGCAGCGCTGCATCAAGAAGCTGACAGATAACCAGACCTCCACCATGATCAAAGCTACAGCACGTTCTGCACCCGACAGGCAGGAGGAGATCAGCCGACTG gTCAAAAGCAACAGCATGGTCGGCGGTCCCGACCCCTACCTGAAGGAGTTTGGCATTGTGGTGCACAACGACATGACCGAGGTGACAGGCCGAGTCCTCCCAGCGCCCATGCTGCAGTATGGGGGCCGGGTGAGTACCGACACTGGGCGGGACTGTGGCAGG GGACTCTCTCCGCAGAATAAGACCGTGGCCACGCCCAACCAGGGCGTGTGGGACATGCGGGGGAAGCAGTTCTACGCCGGGATCGAGATCAAGGTGTGGGCCGTGGCCTGCTTCGCCCCACAGAAACAGTGCAGAGAGGACCTCCTCAA GAGCTTCACAGACCAGCTGAGGAAGATCTCGAAGGACGCGGGGATGCCCATCCAGGGACAGCCGTGTTTCTGTAAATACGCCCAGGGAGCGGACAGCGTGGAACCCATGTTCAAACACCTGAAGATGTCCTATGTGGGACTGCAGCTCATCGTGGTCATCCTGCCTGGCAAAACCCCTGTCTACG CGGAGGTGAAGCGGGTAGGAGACACTCTCCTGGGCATGGCCACTCAGTGTGTCCAGGTGAAGAACGTGGTGAAGACGTCCCCCCAAACCCTCTCCAACCTCTGCCTCAAGATCAACGCCAAACTGGGTGGCATCAACAACGTCCTTGTGCCCCATCAGAG ACCCTCTGTGTTCCAGCAACCTGTCATCTTCCTGGGGGCGGACGTTACTCACCCTCCAGCCGGCGACGGCAAGAAGCCCTCCATCGCGGCGGTGGTGGGCAGCATGGACGGCCACCCCAGCCGCTACTGTGCCACGGTGCGCGTGCAGACGTCGCGCCAGGACCTGTCCCAGGAGCAGCTGTACAGCCAGGAGGTCATCCAGGACCTGACCAACATGGTGCGCGAGCTGCTGATCCAGTTCTACAAGTCCACGCGCTTCAAGCCCACCCGCATCATCTACTACCGCGGCGGCGTGTCCGAGGGCCAAATGAAACAG GTGGCGTGGCCAGAGCTGATAGCAATCAGGAAGGCCTGTATCAGCTTGGAGGAGGACTACCGACCGGGCATCACCTACATCGTGGTTCAGAAACGCCACCACACTCGCCTCTTCTGCTCAGACAAGGCCGAGAGG GTTGGAAAGAGTGGCAACGTCCCAGCCGGAACCACGGTGGACAGCACAATCACCCACCCCTCCGAGTTTGACTTCTACCTGTGCAGCCATGCTGGGATCCAGGGCACCAGCCGGCCCTCCCACTACCACGTCCTGTGGGACGACAACTGCTTCACGGCCGACGAGCTCCAGCTGCTCACCTACCAGCTGTGCCACACCTACGTCCGCTGCACCCGCTCAGTCTCCATCCCCGCGCCAGCTTACTACGCCCGGCTGGTGGCTTTCCGCGCCCGCTACCACCTGGTGGACAAAGATCACGACAG